One window of Mesoplasma syrphidae genomic DNA carries:
- a CDS encoding Asp-tRNA(Asn)/Glu-tRNA(Gln) amidotransferase subunit GatC — protein MDKQINYKTVLELAEDIMLELSEAEIQVILATDKSLKTKFEKVTSVNTDNVEPLFYPFDKNHDFLREDDEPYNVDQAAVLANAPSADGEYITIVKVVK, from the coding sequence ATGGATAAACAAATCAATTATAAAACAGTTTTGGAGTTAGCTGAAGATATTATGCTGGAATTGTCAGAAGCAGAAATTCAAGTAATTTTAGCAACTGATAAATCTCTTAAAACTAAGTTTGAGAAAGTTACAAGTGTTAATACTGACAATGTAGAACCGTTATTTTATCCATTTGATAAAAATCACGATTTCTTAAGAGAAGATGATGAACCATATAATGTTGATCAAGCAGCAGTTTTGGCAAATGCTCCCTCAGCTGATGGAGAATATATTACAATTGTAAAGGTGGTTAAATAA
- the ligA gene encoding NAD-dependent DNA ligase LigA produces MNINEAKIKVAALKSKIDQWAKEYYIHDMPSVDDTEYDLAMKQLKDLEQQFPKLVTSDSPTQKVGGTVSDKFEKYVHKKPMLSLADIFSWEEFEKFNKQVAKETGTVDNEYYAELKIDGLSVSLNYEKGILQNAVTRGDGKVGENVTTNVKTIKSIPLSITDKSTIEIRGEIFLSKKEFTKLNDERILKGEQLFANPRNAAAGTLRQLDSSIVAKRNLDAFLYYYLNDKDSQTNTQAKALAKIDSLGVKTNKEGRLCKTLEEVKAYIEEYTLKRSQLDYEIDGIVFKINNFNLHEQIGYTAKTPKWAVAYKFPAEVKETKLLDIFPTVGRTGKITYNAKLEPVQIAGTTVSAATLNNAEQIKTKALKVGAIVKIKKAGDIIPEVLSVVKNREYEILKQWVPAKICPACENLLEKSLGEVDQFCVNFSCPAQIVRSLEHYASRPAADIVGLGGRTIEKLYEEKIITNIADIYKIADHEEKIVSFEKFGQKSYQNLIESIIQSKTNSLDKTLFGLGIRHVGSKTAKILSERFMTIDNLAAAKYEDLNAIESIGEVLAQSIVDWFKIEANQSIIMKLKEVGVNLIYNGPQVNFNSPIVKKTFVITGTLSEPREYFKELVEQNGGKVVGSVSKKTDYLLAGVDAGSKLSKAQELNVMVINEEMLHNLLKGEKNG; encoded by the coding sequence ATGAATATTAATGAAGCCAAAATAAAGGTTGCAGCTTTGAAGTCAAAAATTGATCAATGGGCAAAAGAATATTATATTCATGATATGCCATCTGTAGACGATACTGAATATGATTTAGCAATGAAACAACTGAAAGACCTTGAACAGCAGTTTCCAAAATTGGTCACTAGTGATTCGCCAACTCAAAAAGTAGGAGGAACTGTTTCAGACAAATTTGAGAAGTATGTTCACAAAAAACCGATGCTTTCTTTAGCTGATATTTTCAGTTGGGAAGAATTTGAAAAGTTTAACAAACAAGTAGCTAAGGAAACTGGAACTGTTGATAATGAATATTATGCTGAATTAAAAATTGACGGATTATCGGTTTCTTTAAATTATGAAAAGGGAATTTTGCAAAACGCAGTTACTCGTGGAGATGGCAAAGTTGGAGAAAACGTTACTACAAATGTTAAAACAATTAAGTCAATTCCACTATCAATTACTGATAAATCGACAATTGAAATTCGCGGCGAAATTTTCTTATCCAAAAAAGAGTTTACAAAGCTCAATGATGAAAGAATTCTCAAAGGAGAACAATTATTTGCCAATCCCCGAAATGCAGCAGCAGGCACTTTACGTCAATTAGACTCAAGTATTGTTGCAAAAAGAAATTTGGATGCCTTTTTATATTATTATCTGAATGATAAAGATAGCCAAACAAATACCCAAGCAAAAGCTTTAGCAAAAATTGACAGTTTGGGAGTTAAGACTAATAAAGAAGGAAGATTGTGCAAAACTTTAGAAGAGGTTAAAGCGTATATTGAAGAATACACTTTAAAGCGCTCTCAACTTGATTATGAAATTGATGGAATTGTATTTAAAATAAATAACTTCAATTTGCATGAACAAATTGGGTATACTGCTAAAACTCCAAAATGAGCGGTGGCTTATAAATTTCCAGCAGAAGTTAAGGAAACAAAATTGTTGGACATTTTTCCAACAGTTGGAAGAACAGGAAAAATTACCTATAATGCAAAATTAGAGCCAGTTCAAATTGCAGGGACAACTGTTTCAGCAGCAACTTTAAATAATGCTGAGCAAATTAAAACAAAGGCTTTAAAAGTTGGGGCGATTGTTAAAATCAAAAAAGCAGGAGATATAATTCCAGAAGTTTTGAGTGTAGTTAAAAATAGAGAATATGAAATTTTAAAACAGTGAGTTCCAGCAAAGATTTGCCCAGCTTGTGAAAATTTGTTAGAAAAATCATTGGGCGAAGTTGATCAATTTTGCGTCAACTTTTCATGCCCGGCTCAAATTGTACGTTCGTTAGAACATTATGCTTCAAGACCAGCTGCTGACATTGTTGGTCTTGGTGGTCGAACAATTGAGAAGTTGTATGAAGAAAAAATTATTACAAATATTGCTGACATTTATAAAATTGCTGATCATGAAGAGAAAATTGTCAGCTTTGAAAAATTTGGTCAAAAAAGCTATCAGAATTTGATTGAATCAATTATTCAATCAAAAACGAATTCCTTAGACAAAACTCTATTTGGTTTGGGAATTCGTCATGTTGGATCAAAGACTGCAAAAATTTTGTCAGAACGTTTTATGACAATTGACAATTTAGCTGCAGCTAAATATGAAGATTTAAATGCGATTGAATCAATTGGAGAAGTTTTGGCGCAATCAATTGTTGACTGATTTAAAATTGAAGCTAATCAAAGTATAATTATGAAGCTAAAAGAAGTTGGTGTTAATTTAATTTATAACGGCCCTCAAGTTAATTTTAATTCGCCAATCGTGAAAAAAACTTTTGTGATTACAGGAACCTTATCAGAACCGCGTGAATATTTTAAAGAGCTTGTAGAGCAAAATGGTGGTAAAGTTGTAGGAAGCGTTTCTAAAAAAACTGATTACTTGTTGGCTGGAGTAGATGCCGGTTCAAAATTGAGTAAGGCTCAGGAATTAAATGTTATGGTTATAAATGAAGAAATGCTTCATAACTTATTAAAAGGAGAAAAAAATGGATAA